The following is a genomic window from Solanum lycopersicum chromosome 6, SLM_r2.1.
TGTTTTCTGTTAGTACATTTTTGCTGTTTGAAGTACAATATAATCGGAAGATAAAGCCACTAATATGAAAGGCAATTAGGCAGCCAACCTATAATAGCAGAGagcaaacaaaacataaaacgACAAGAATGTGTTACTACATTATTGAAATTGATTTGATAGACATAAGATATCTAACGTTAAATATGTGCATATATCTATATACACACTCACAATAACACATCTAAtagaagaaggaggaggaggaggaaatGTTACATGCTTTACAAGAATAAATAATCGTGAGTTaaaattttggtattttatttagttgtcaagtttaaaataacttatctttattatttatactgtagtgatataataaattatctcttataTATTAGGGTAACTTATCAGAGGATAACTAATACCATTACCAAAATAACTAATGCGGAAAACTAAGAGAGGATATGAGATTCTCTTTACTAGCAAGTTGACAaatgcaagtatatatataagaaagtaTAAATAACAACTCCTGCCCCTTCACTgccaaaagacaaaaaaatccGAACATGGCTAAATTTTTCGTTAAATTACTTGtagctaaaataattttttaatgattcttcatttcaaaataaaattaacgatgaatttttcttttatctataATTTAATCTGTCACTAATTCCTGATTTTGTTTTAGTAGTGAAGCATTATGCTGGCTTGGTCCAAACATCATTACAGTAGCATTCCGTcactattgaaaaaaaaaaaaaattcactgaTTGAATGAATAATATATGATGTGAAATCTgacttttttcacatttttcgTCGAATCAGACTAACTGAAAATACAtgattagaaataattttttcttaaaatactaaaagtttattagaaaatatttttgtaggaGAACactattttttagaaataaaattagaaaaaaacttGGGTcgatcataaaattaaaaaatgttactTTGCAGTCTAAATAAGATTTTAATGCAAAAAACTGTCGGTaggtatttaattaattaagctcTATATCATGCATGAGATAGTTTTTACAGAATAAAAATGTCTTCTTGtcatttgatttgatattgtttCACGGGTAAAAAAGAAGCTACAAcctcatttttaatttatttaattgattttaactcgtcatataattttattattattattatttaactttcctatttttaataaaagaataagAGGATAAATTATCTCTAGAATACTACAGTATTCTATATctcttaaaaaaatacaaatgagtttgattaaaaaattaccGATAAGCTTATTGCATATAAGattgagaaaataattaaagcttACGAGTTCTATATGGATATACCTTTCAATCTTATGATCTTAAACATGTTACGTGAatcattatgataaaaaattgccaaaaagaatttatttttttttgaacggactaaaaaaatcacaaataaatcaaaacgaaaaaaatatataacgtAGAATTTATccatatttcatgttttttttaaaaaaataatgtgatcATATATAAGTAATCTATTTGAGACAGTGTGAGTAAAACCTTTTTAGATCTAATTCTCCTTACATAACCACATCATCCTACTATAGAAATTAAAACTGAATTTGCAAAATATatgttcaaattatttttttttaaaaaaataaacggCAGCAGAAAGGTCATTTTCCCTTATATATTGTCAAATATATATTGTCTCAAAACgtatttcaattaatattaaatcaatattGTCACCTACACTAACCCAATTATCCACACAATAATAAGTAgagaaaatatacaatttattaaaatatattgtttttttaaaaaaaaatagacaatacATTTATTAGTAACCCTCCGTGAAACAAAAAACTACAACGATcaataaaataagacaaataacatgttataacaaatcaagttaaattttttttctctactaTTCGAATATATATAAGTGAAACTCAAAATATACTAGTGATGAATAACAATAATTGGTGTAAATTCTTCATGTCAAGCAGTTTCCATTTTGTTCAATGAATTTTATGAGTTTGAAAATGACAGTGAAAGAGATATGAAGGTTTTATTACAACTTGCAagatcttaattaattaaaattaggaTCTTTAAAGATTTTTCTGTTCTTCACCTAATTTTGTGGACCCTATTTACTATATTATGTCCTTAAATACTCAATTAAGTAAGTCGATTTGtgttgattaaaaataaatagtgtCATATTAGGCAAgtgttttaatataatataatatatatttgtgagTGATGAATTCTAGATTaagcaagaaaaataaacatatgCCATGTTCAGCATGTAAGCTTCTTCGTAGGCGATGCACTAAAGATTGTATTTTCTTGCCTTATTTTCCACCTACTGAACCACATAAATTTGTTGTTGTTCATCGTATTTTTGGTGCTAGCAACATCACCAAAATGTTACAAGTAAGTATCATTCGTAATATTATTCTCGTAGTTTCTTGTTCTTTCATTTTCCATTACCGCATACATGTGTTTTTTTGTGCTTTCCTTACCATCTATGAACTTTTTACCATATTGTATTTAATAATTTGCTTTTGTCACTactatcatttttgtttgttttttttcaaattacaaattGCTTTAAAATGTTTTACTTGACTGGAGGGTTTATTGGAAATAAGAATCGATAAAATCTGCATACATTATACTTTTTTCAGATTTCATATGTAAgtttataataaatatgttgATGTCGTTGTCTCTAGACTAGGTTGTGCGTCACACCAGCTATCTATTATATATCTCCTACTAGCAAAATATTAGATAACTCTGCTACCGTGAGTTAAATGAATTGGAAGAAATTACCAAAGCCTTTTAATTGCTACTTGAATTTGAACCATAATGTTtaactttatattattatattatacacAATGAAAAGAGAGCTTATAAAGTGTAAAGAACTAGCACATTCAATTTCATATTTACTAATTatgtcatttaaatttttaaatttataatataatagtgcaaaaaaaaaaaatacaaaaaaatcattaaaagttAACTACAGAACTACCTTATAAGATAAAGTAGAATcagttcaaaaaaaataataaggctGACAAGATACTATAATAATGTACACCCATAAACGAGCCATCAGTAgcgaaatcaaaattttcatgaaatgaatttaacatatattatgtttacgtataaaataattttaaccttgTATACATAGCATATCtgggagtttttttttttttgtatgtttgacATTAATTTTTCAGCAGGAGATACCAATGGATAATAGAGAAGATGCAGTAATCAGCATGGTTTATGAAGCTACAGCAAGACTCAGAGATCCAGTTTATGGCAGTGTAGGCATTATTTCTGCCCTCCAGAAACACATATTTCACTTACAATCCGAGTTAAACGAAGCTTCAGCTGAAGCAATGTCTCTCAGAACACAATTATCCGATGCTTCAACATCATCCTTACCCTCATCCTTAATGCAAGTTTCTCCATTCACACCCGAGAACCACGAGTTTCACCATTCCCAGAACTCGAGCCAGCAAAATGCATATTCTAATAATGACTTGCAGCTTATACCTCCAGAAGCAGCAGACTATTGTTTCCAACAAACTGATCAAGTTCTTCATCCACTGCCTTACTAGAAGAACATATAGTTATCCCAACATGGACAATATAAAGTCaatatttccttttcatttaaCAAACACATTCTCATGTTTTCTCCTTCCATTGTTGCTCATCTAGTAAAAAATTGTAAGATTATACTACAGAAACTGTACTGAACGAAATTGAAACCAAATAACTACcaatgaaaatttcatacaaaCTATGAAAGAAAGGTAACTGAAAGTGTGCATGATCATTGTTATACATTTCAGTATCATTAACCGAGGAGGGAACAAACTTTCAAACTCAGTATCTAGTATCAATACTACAAAAGCCTGGGCATTCTAAACAAGATACCCAGTGAAATAACATGAGTGGGGTCTTGGAATGGTAGAGTGTAAGCAAACTTTACTCCTACCTCGTGGAAGTAGAGAAGCTATTTCCAAAGGACACTCCGCTCAAGTGCAACAAATCAAAATAGTTATGAAAAGGAAAAACACAATGAAGAAAACAAAGCAACTAACAAGGAATTCTTCTTATGCAATCGACTGCATATTTTTGAATCCTTCACAGGGGTTATCCAGAAGAACGAACATAAAATCATTGATATAACATCAGTATCTTGTACAACTTTCAAGTATATATGACAGGACAACAACATCAGAGTAAAAGGCTTGAAGGATATTGTGATGGACAGAACTACTATCTAAGCCTATCTTGTAAAGAAGATTTAAGAAATATAACCTTCAAATTACAAGGTAAAATCAGGGATGATTGTTAACAACTGAGATATTCACCTTCCGTGACAAAATGAAGGGCTTACATTGGCTAAAAGGTATGAGTTTAGTAAGGATATAGTTATGTGAGAAGCTGGGAAGAAGAGGATCAGAGGCCAACATGATTTAGTGACCATGTAAAAGATCCTCGGGTTCCAGCTCCATTCCTAACCGATGTTTAATGGAAGATTGACTATTCACTGgtaatttgattttcttttgtaattcGACAAACCTCtgaatatcaaaatcatgcttCTTGATCAGCTTCCTCTGCCTTGAGAGGAAAAGCCTCTTCAGCACATCTTGGTATGATGGGTCTCTAGAAGTAACAAGGAAGTAAGCATAACCTATTACTATTCCAGCAGAAGTTGTAAAAAAAGCAATTGGCTCCATCACATCCCAAGAGAATTCCCAGAACGTAAGACGGAAGAAGAGCCCAACCTGCAAAAGGCCAGCCCCTAAACCAGCCCACAAAACGCGACGCACATGCCTATGGGCAAGCTCATCTATTTTATCCTTCTTCTCTTGCAGAATCTTTAGTTCTTCTATTGTGGGGTCATCTTCGGGTAGAAGTGCTAAGGGAACTGCCTTTCTAATTTCATCCACTAcctgaaaaaaaagaaggaagaacATGAAACTGAATATTTCAATAGTGAGAAAACTTTTAAGAGGGCCAGCTAGAAATGGACGTTCTATTAAGAAATGTCATTAACAAATCCAGAAACAACCAAGTATGCATTTAGAACTGCATTCTTACTCTCTATTAAGCGATAAATTTGTGATCAAAGAAAGCATAGTTCTAACTCTTTCATGATTTCCTAATTCTCGTTGTCtcattaaattagaaaataagtaattgGACGATGTTATGCAAATagagaaaatacaaaatatgaCCCCTAAACTTGTCCACATAACTTATTTATGCAAATTGTATGTagtttattgataaaataagtgAAGGATAAAACTAAAAAGGAACAATAAAATAAGACAGTAAAAATAATACCAACTGAAAAAATGGTGTTGTACACATGTCAGGCACATTATAGCGCTCCTGAAAATGAATCTAGGATTTTTCGGGAAGGAGTATTAATTTCCCTTCAAATTATAAAGGGGGTAAATAAACGCTTGTAAAGTTGCAGTGCTAGACTAAATTACGTGGAGAAGATTGGGGGAGATGTTACACATTTTCTCATGCAAATACAGAAAAGAAGTAATAGAAGCATGACGTGTCCATGCAAAATAAGGCATATTTATACTAACAGCTAATGGACTGAGAATCTAGCAGATTTTAGGCAATATGAGACAATGTCTACAATAAGGTAGGTGGTTATGGAATGAGAAAACTAACAAGAGTTCGTTCTCCACAATTCTTATATTCATGCTTATTGAAAGCCTATTCAATAAGTTTCAGCATGCAACCAGCATATCAAACATCACCAATCTCCAACCACCATCACCAACCCCTGCCAGACTGCCTTACACCTTTCATTGTGATTCTCATAAATACTCCAATCAAAGGCAGGACAATCACACTGATTGACTCTGCTAGTTTATATTGATCTAAGGAAACTGCGATTCAACTACAAAACACATCAGCTAATCCAAGCTCACACCATTGATTGATACCATTTTTTCGAATTAATGATTCCAATTTTCTGATGAAATTGATTACTAACCGTTCACAGCTAATTCTTAGGAAAAACTAATCTATAACGTCCTTGTTACGTTGCATATACCAAAGGCAGACAGAAAAAGCAGAACAAGTGAGTGAAGCTAAAGAAACTATGTCGTTCTTGGCTCTGGAAATTTTAGCATATGCTACTGACTGTATGCTTTCCTGTTTCCCCTTCCTTCTATGTTGCCGGTAATAGATACTCCTCACAACAcccaaaagaaataatattcCTTCCCCCCATCTTAGAGGGCAATGAAACCAAACACCAAAGCGATACCCCCAAAGATCTCATCTTTTCATGATCTTATTATCCTGATGTTGTCACTACTTATGTCTTCATAAATGTTCTGTTTTTGATTCCCCTGAGCTGAGGATCTATCGAAAACAACCTCCATACCTGCCAAGGTAAGGTAAGATCTACATACACTCTAATTGCCGTTTCTGGTTTCATTGTATATTACAGTTAGACAATGTAAATTTATACATACCAATTATCAATCAAACACCTTTTACACAAAACATTGAAAACACATCcataaacattaaaaacatAAAGAGAAAAAGCAAATAATCACCTTATCAGGATGAAGATAAACTTTATCTCTGAATAGCAATATAACACCAGCCTCATCAAGAACTCTAGCAAAACCAACAGCTTCATCATGGGTTTTAGCCACACCCATATTCTTACACGCCTTTAACAGATCCATATACCCAATAACCTCCGTATTCTTCATCCCCAATTTCCACTTCAGCTCCTCAACATTCACCAATCTCATCAACCTCTTAGCTTCCTCATGAGTAATACTATCCCCATTCTTGTTTTCCCCACCCCCATTTGACCCAGAGCTAAAATAGTACCCACCCACCATTCTGGTCGGGCCACAATAGCACCCGAACTTATAATCCACACCCAAAAACGGCCTCACCCCATTGTTAACCGTATTTGTCCTCGCAACCAATGTAACTGTCCGTTTCAATAGATTACAGGAATTTCTCCACATCTTTGAcaaattaaagttgaaaattgGGAATAAGAGTTGAAATTGTTTGAGAAATAGAGTGTTTATAAGAAACGAGAATGGCGGTATGGTCTTGTAACTGTTGAAATGGAGTTTACGAAAGCCATCGAAACTCCGGCAAAATGAGAGAGAAAATAGGGTTACGAGCAACGCATTTGACACGGTCACACGCTTCAATTGATGCGACACATGTTCTTTTATCAAActtcctaattttatttttttttgataaagtggGTCATCAAAAGATTAGAGGTTTCTATAATTGATTTTGattcgattaatttaaatttatattttaaatattattttttaaatgtgatttgaaaATTAAGAgattaaatcatt
Proteins encoded in this region:
- the LOC101266343 gene encoding calcium uniporter protein 6, mitochondrial, with product MWRNSCNLLKRTVTLVARTNTVNNGVRPFLGVDYKFGCYCGPTRMVGGYYFSSGSNGGGENKNGDSITHEEAKRLMRLVNVEELKWKLGMKNTEVIGYMDLLKACKNMGVAKTHDEAVGFARVLDEAGVILLFRDKVYLHPDKVVDEIRKAVPLALLPEDDPTIEELKILQEKKDKIDELAHRHVRRVLWAGLGAGLLQVGLFFRLTFWEFSWDVMEPIAFFTTSAGIVIGYAYFLVTSRDPSYQDVLKRLFLSRQRKLIKKHDFDIQRFVELQKKIKLPVNSQSSIKHRLGMELEPEDLLHGH